CATGTAGCGGATCCTGTGAAACATGATTGATTTTCCTAAAATCATTTAGCATCTCCTCATCGCCAGAGTTAAATTGTAGGTCGAATGCTTACGTAGGGTTTTGTTATACGGTCAGACTTATATGGGGATTGAATAAATTGTGGACATTCTCGGTCTGCAGATAAAGGAAAACAAGATCAAATTTTTGGTAGCACCACCAAGTCCTATCAACAACTCCATGGAACATACTAGTTCGCGTGCCAGTCCACATcaaaaagaaattatttccCAGTCGAAGCTGGAGTTATACAGAACCTTTATGGAGTGGAACCTTTATGGAGTGGATGGAATTGAgtgaaaaataggaaaaataatcattttcgACCAACATTCAGTATGCTTTATTCAACTTCGGGCCAAGGTAAATAAGTGAAACTGAATATCAGTTTtaagcgcagcagcagctaatAGTTTGTGTAAATAGATTACGAACGACACAACAGTGAGCAAACCACTCGTTATACATTAAAATTTTTCCAAAATATGTGTTTTCGACATTATTTAATGCGTAACAAAATGAGGTCCCGTCAACACTTTTATCGTCGTAGAAAGGTTACTGCAACCTCTCCGACTAGGAGAGGCAGGGAAGTGATAATTATCCGTGTTGTCCTCTTCCGCGGGATTCCCGTACCACAGTAGCCACACAAGGCCGGCCTGTGGTAGCGGCGTTGTTGTAAATTAGTTAAGTACATATCAAACCCTGGCCAATTCTTCTGCTTATATTCACGGCTACTGTCACACGTAAGCACAAATGGTGGGAGTAGTGCGAATCGACGGAAATGTATAAAAACATTTTGCTTAGATACGATGATCCATCATTAAGCTTTGTATCGCCACCCCTTCAAGATGATCAAATTTGTGAGTTATTGTACCTTTGCCGGATCCGTGCCGCTTCGCTAGTAAGTGATGGTGTGTCAATATACTCAACGTTTTGTGCTAACTTTTGCAGATCTCCCTGGTTGCACTTTTCGCAGCAATCTGCGTCGCGGTACCAATCGACCCTGTGAATGAAGCCACAAAACCGCAACACTTATCTCATCCCGCGGACACTATAAGCGGCCCGACGCCTGCCCAAAAGAAGGAAGATACTTCCACAGAAAGCCATGTTCAGAGAATTCCCGCGTCCGGAGTGAAACTTAGTGCAGAGATTGGCACCAGCAGCGCTACCACCGAGCcgaataagaaaaaatctGAACGTTCGGTGGACAATGAAGGCACCACGGCCAAAGCTGCCTTCAGGCGGAATCAACCGTCCACTACGACGGTGAGAACTAGTAGTGTGGCCCCTAGCAGCACGACCAGCAGCGCGGTTTCGGTTAAAACTCCAATCGTGGCTGCCCGGTCTAGACGTGATGTGGCCACTTCGACAGCATCTACCATTGTCCCGAAACGTGTTACAACGTTCGCAACGGTGAGTCAAAATGAAGACAACGAGAAGCCTCATTTCGTGCGCCCGGTCCCTGTCCAACAAATATTAAAGAACCTTGGACAATCAGAACACACTGGCGATGATCATAAGGAAGAACCGAAAGATGTAAAACAATCTACAACAACTACTCAACGATCTGAATCAGTCAAACATCCTGCTGATCACAGCAACAGTGACGAAAGTGGTGACGATAGCGAATGATCGCGAACCATTTTTGTAtcgcgtttgtttttatgttaaagTGCTTTTGTTGAGTTATGAGTTATGTTTCATACAATAAATCCGTAAAATGCAATACGCTTTCGACGACgtgtgctgtttgttgtttcagcATCCTAACCAACTGTTTTCAAAATTAGCAGTTGAAGAATCCATAGTTGAGATATAAAGAAGGTTGAATGTTGAACACACTATTGAAtcaattttataattaaattaagctAAATTCGGCTCTTAGCTCTAAAGTTCATGGACGTTCTTACGTTTCcttgcattttaaattgaaaactgaTGGACTTAAAATAGGCTGATTGATACGTGTGACTGCTGACGAGGACATgcttgaaaatgaaaactgcTGGTAATTCACATTTGAAGTAACCATTTCTCTAAAACCTGGACCTGacgctacgatgtgtctgagcaacgattatcgtagcgaCTATCGTAGGGTCTGGACCGCGTcttaaaagcaaaacatcgcAGGATACGTTTTGTGAGGCTTttgaaatggaagaaaagatattt
The nucleotide sequence above comes from Anopheles bellator chromosome 1, idAnoBellAS_SP24_06.2, whole genome shotgun sequence. Encoded proteins:
- the LOC131216706 gene encoding nucleolar protein dao-5-like; amino-acid sequence: MIKFISLVALFAAICVAVPIDPVNEATKPQHLSHPADTISGPTPAQKKEDTSTESHVQRIPASGVKLSAEIGTSSATTEPNKKKSERSVDNEGTTAKAAFRRNQPSTTTVRTSSVAPSSTTSSAVSVKTPIVAARSRRDVATSTASTIVPKRVTTFATVSQNEDNEKPHFVRPVPVQQILKNLGQSEHTGDDHKEEPKDVKQSTTTTQRSESVKHPADHSNSDESGDDSE